TGAAAACGTGCAGGAGAGTGATCGAGTAGCTCCGACGCTGAAAACCACCACATGGGTTCGCATTAATATCGTCGACAGCTTTACATGGCACAGCAAAATCAGTGCCCTTTTATTTGCCTAATTAATTTTCATTTTCCCAACTTCTTTCTTGTTTGTAATAAATTGATGGATGGATAATTTTAACAAAAACATTTCAGTTTTGATATTACGAAATCTAATTACTAATGTCTTAGCGAAGAAAAAGGAGTTCAATTAAATTTAGAGTAAGTTTGAATGAGTAATATATTCATTTGTGATTattgtaaaattaataataaaataaaattaaatattgttataatattataatgtgaaaaacaacaatttaaatacacttcaccacctattcaaattcATTCTTAATTTGTTacaaataaacctataagaaatgctAAATTACTCGCAACACCAGCATTGGGATTAATTGCTGGTGGCAGTTTTTTTAACAGTACCATTTGATTTTTGTTTTCTACATATTAATTTTCTTTATCTATCCTATtctgattttaattttaatttttagtttttaatttttaatcacGATCGAAAATGTAtacaaaatttgttaaaattgCTGCTAAATTTATTGGGAATAGTTTTCGAAAAGTTTTATTAGGAAAGAGTACGGAGAATAAAgtgtttgtaaaattaaaattcaagaaaATGAGGAAGAGTATATGTTATTAGAGACTTGATATTTTATGCAACGTTGATGTTATGAGTCGCTTGGCAATGGTTTCATGGTTGACCCGAGTTCATCGTTAGGTTAGTATGATGATTGTGGGACTATGATGCAATTTTCAGCGATTTGATCAAGGTAATGCATTTCTAGTTTGTTTTTGAATTCTTCTAGTGTTTCGGTTACTGTCTTTTTACATTTCTCTTAGAATTATTCTACAGACATGACATTTTTGTATAAATTTATAATATCTTATTTATCATTTATATTATGtcatgtttttatattttatagttgATGGTTATAATTAGTGATAGCATTTTTTAAAATGCTAAATTGCTtttgtaaatataaattttatacttaattatatttttattttcaaaagtaatatgtttgatattttgacttaatttaaataaataataattaaaactctTATCAAATGCTTAATTAATACAAGTTCAAACATAACATTTTATCTCCTGtcgaataatatataaaatatgtttgatattctataaataataaaagatataatctACCAAAATTTTCTACAAAAGAGATGAAAGCACTTCCATTTGCCGACCAACAATTAGCATTAGGTGAGTATACTAAAAACAAGAAGCCAatttaatgtttaaattttttaaaggaaaatttattaatttattccaAGAATAAGATGATGTAATTTGtggaaaaaataaataattactcGTAAAAAACAGATTTTGTTAACACAATAAATGTTTCAACCTtagtattaataaaatattatgccATGTTAACGATTGATTTTATCATAACTCAAGCACGACGTATCTGGAGTGATTGTAAGTACTTAATACGATAAGAAAATCAGTCTTGAATCATTTAAAGCGATGGACAAAAATCGATAAAAGAATTGATCATTCATAAAATTGACTAAGACGGTGACAAAACCATctctaaaatcatttaaaaaaataggacaaaaaaagtattaaaagaacaaacAAACACTTCTaaaagtaaatatttattaaacaatataaaacaacaaaaaaaatataaaatttaaaacaacACAGGTCTAAATTGACTCgtgaaataatttattattctaTAATACTCTTAAAATAGAAACAGATTAAGAAGCCGACGAAGAGTCACTCATTTTTTGAGATTTTctaagagaaattatttttaaccgGTTGAGTTTCAACAACAATATACATTATCCCTATTCATACAACAAAATTCCTAAAAATAGATTcacaaattaaaaagaaaaaaagcccataaaatatatttataaaagatttATATTAAAACCAAGCCACATGCAGATAAAttaaaaagcttaaaattttatatctggagattatatattattgtattatttcattaaaaaataaaaaaaacttttgtattaatatttattacttaataaaattaaatatgttttaataaattttcaattgCGATATATTTAATTGACAATATAAAATttagtttattaaaataaatattttaaattttaaaaaatattgggCACGAAAAGAAATCCTCCAAATATAGTACAGCCAGTGGTAAAGATCTGGTTGGTATCACTACCACAAGATATAAGATGTACCCAACGAAGAACGCAGGCCTTACGAAAATCTTATcgtaaaaaagaaaatataaaaatttctaaTTAAAATGTTAGAAGTTTCgataaagttaaaaattttggtattaatatAATGTTAGAagttttgatatgttttattttttcGTGCGTATGATCAGTCCCAATTGAAAATCTTAAAAAGAGTCAAAAACGACGAATCAGAATCGAAAACGACGTCTacttgctctttttttttttcttcttgttctttATCAAATGGCTGCATTGTTGTTTTCTTCTTCCTGTATCACTCTGTCCTCGATTACCGTGCATTGCCTTTAACCTGCAATAAGGCAATTACTCATTAACTCCTCTCTTTTACTTTTCTCAGAAACTTTAATGCGTTGCAAATGCCAAGTTAATTTTATGTAGACGGATCGAGGGAGCGAGCTTGCCATTTCTTTCTGAAACGTTTCAAGTTTTAAGACGTCTCACTTTCAGCTCGCATTTCAGAGCAGgtgaatttcaaattttttttttatcattagttttgattttcttttggtgAATGGCGGCATTTCAATGAGAAGCTCGAGAGAACTAATATTGGCCTTACCTTCATTttcttcagttttttttttttctaatctgTTGCGCGCATTTAGTggtgaatttatttcttaatgtTAAATAGAATTTTTCATGTAACTATCGTTACTTTAACCTCTGTTTGGCTGCCGAGAAAACTGAGGGAATTAATTAGCAATTTTACATTGTTCTTTTTTCTGTGTGCACTGAGTTATTTATTTGGAGATTAAGCGGTTAAAgcttttctttgttcttttatTACTTTACAAGCAATTTTCTTTTGTTTACTCTTTTTGTTGTTGAGGATGAAGACAGTTGTTGAGATTCTATAGTTTAATGGCGTATAATCTGGGCAAAAACTCATGTGTTGTAAGCGTGGTGTAAGGATCTTTAGCTTAAACAGTGCAGAATGATCATGTGCAAAGTGCAAAGTAATCGCgtcattttcttttaaaataatataattcatGTTTTAGATTTTCCCTTACGAGGGAGCTTCGCTCATGcacttttgttttctttaaaaaaaaaaagagcaccGACTTTTTTGTTTCTTTACTTCTTTTTAGAAgtcaaattaatattttaaacttgATATTTTTGGTGAGCAATCTGAAAatgtttttttattaataattaattcatgaaCATGGAAGTAGATACGAAAACACCAACTTCTTTTTCCCTCAAAGTGTTTGAAATTCTTGCATTGCTATTATAAAGTCCCCATTTTCCGAGGCTTCATTTATTTTTTgcagaaaaaaaattataagctGAACATACATTTAAATGGGCCATGTTTTCTATGAACAAGTCCCATCCTTGTGTCACTGTATCTGATTGGTTTCCCATTTGTTTTGCTTGTTGTGATCAATTTTTCTTTGCTACTGTATGTTCTCCTTATGTGAACAGTGCCTGCATTACCCTGAAAAGTGAAGGCTcctgtgaatgtatgataatttccTAAGGTAACATTAAATTCCATCACAATCAATAAGTCTCATTCAAGAGTAATGTCAATGAGTTTTTCATGTGATTTTGTTTCCATTCGCTGCAATGTTTTGGATTTCTGTTTCTGATGTTCATAGATGATAATAATAGCAAAATTTTCTTATTGCTGCTGCAGGTACCTTTAGCCATATTTCCTTCTACAAGCTCACATTCTTACAACATCAGATGAGCAACCTTAAGCTAGGTGTTGATGTGGTCAGTGCCCACAATCTTTTGCCTAAAGATGGGCAAGGTTCATCCAGTGCTTTTGTGGAGCTCTACTTTGATGGTCAGAAGTACCGTACCACTATCAAGGAAAAGGATCTCAATCCTGTTTGGAATGAGAGTTTTTATTTCAACATCTCTGATCCTTCAATGCTCCATTTTCATACTCTTGAAGCCTATGTCTATAATAATATCAGAGGTACTAACACCAGAGCGTTTCTCGGTAAGGTTTGTCTAACTGGGACTTCATTTGTTCCCTACTCTGATGCTGTTGTCTTGCATTACCCTTTGGAAAAGCGTGGTATATTTTCACGTGTTAGAGGAGAGCTTGGCTTAAAAGTTTATATTACAGATGATCCATCTATAAAGTCCTCAATCCCTGCACCTGCTGTTGAATCTTTGGCTACTAATGAATCCCATGTGACTCAGATCCATGCCCAAACAGTTCAAAGCTCGGTCATGAAAGACAGAGTTGAATCAAGCAGACACACCTTTCATCATCTTCCCAACCCAAATCTACACCAGCaggatcatcatcatcatcatcatcattcttCTGATCCTGCTGGTCATCATCATCACGTACCAAAGCATATAGCCGATGAGATGAAACCGGAACCACCTCCACCAAAGCTCGTCCGGATGTATTCTGCAGCATCTGCACAACCAGTTGATTTTGCACTTAAAGAAACCAGTCCCTTTCTTGGAGGGGGAAGAGTTGTGGGGGGCCGTGTTATCCATGCAGACAAGACTGCAAGTACTTATGATCTTGTTGAGCGGATGCATTTTCTCTATGTAAGGGTTGTCAAGGCTAGGGAGCTTCCTTCAGTGGATGTTACCGGGGGTATTGATCCCTTTGTGGAGGTAAAGGTTGGGAACTACAAAGGCATAACAAAGCACTTTGAGAAGAAACAAAATCCTGAGTGGAACCAGGTATTCGCCTTTTCAAGGGATCGAATGCAAGCTTCTATTCTAGAAGTTGTAATCAAGGACAAGTCTATGGTCAAAGATGAGACTGTTGGAATTGTAAGGTTCGACATCAATGAGGTCCCATTACGTGTCCCACCAGATAGTCCTCTGGCTCCACAGTGGTACCGGCTTGAGGATAAGAAAGGAGACAAGGTAAAGGGTGAGCTGATGCTTGCTGTCTGGATAGGAACTCAAGCAGACGAGGCTTTTTCTGATGCGTGGCACTCTGATGCAGCTACACCGGTTGATAGCTCACCTGCTACATTCGCAGTGCTACGTTCAAAAGTATATCATTCACCGCGGTTGTGGTATGTGCGCGTCAATATTGTTGAGGCACAAGACCTTGTGCCAACAGAGAAAAACCGTTTCCCTGATGTGTATGTTAAGGCACAAATAGGCCACCAGGTTCTTAAAACAAAGCCATGTCAGGCTCGGACTCTGAATGCCATCTGGAATGAGGATCTTCTGTTTGTTGCTGCTGAACCCTTTGAAGATCATTTGGTTCTTTCCGTTGAGGATCGTGTGGCTCCTGGAAAAGACGAGATCATTGGGAGGGTCATTATACCATTGAACTCCGTAGACAAGCGTGCTGATGATCGAATTATTCATTCTCGTTGGTTCAACCTTGAGAAGCCAGTTGCTGTTGATGTAGATCAATTGAAGAAAGAGAAGTTTTCTAGCCGCATCCATCTTCGTGTTTGTTTAGATGGAGGATATCATGTACTTGATGAATCTACTCACTACAGCAGTGATCTCCGCCCAACGGCAAAGCAACTCTGGAGGCCACCAATTGGTGTCCTGGAACTTGGCATCTTAAATGCTGTAGGTCTCCATCCTATGAAAACACGAGACGGGAGGGGAACATCAGATACCTACTGTGTGGCAAAATATGGTCACAAATGGGTCCGCACTCGCACCCTTGTTGACAAtttatctccaaaatacaatGAGCAGTACACTTGGGAAGTATTTGATCCAGCAACCGTTCTCACCGTTGGTGTATTCGACAACAGCCAGCTTGGAGAAAAGGGTTCAAATGGAAACAAGGACCTGAAGATTGGGAAGGTTAGGATTCGTATTTCCACATTGGAAGCAGGTCGTGTCTACACACATTCTTATCCTTTGTTGGTTCTTCATCCTACTGGAGTTAAGAAGATGGGGGAATTGCATTTGGCAATAAGGTTTACGTGTATATCTTTTGTAAACATGCTTTACCAATATTCTCGACCACTACTACCTAAAATGCACTATGTAAGACCCTTCAGTGTGATGCAACTTGACATGCTACGGCACCAAGCTGTCAATATAGTGGCAGCACGTTTAGGTCGAGCAGAGCCTCCTCTTCGGAAGGAAGTAATCGAATATATGTCTGATGTGGACTCACACCTTTGGAGCATGCGTAAAAGCAAAGCAAATTTCTTCAGGCTAATGACAGTTTTCTCTGGATTGTTTGCTATTGGGAAATGGTTTGGAGATATCTGCATGTGGAAGAATCCTATCACAACAGTTCTAGTTCATGTGCTCTTTCTAATGCTTGCTTGCCTCCCCGAACTGATATTGCCTACTGTTTTCCTTTACATGTTTCTAATAGGGGTGTGGAACTTCCGATATAGACCAAGGTATCCACCTCACATGAACACAAAGGTTTCACAAGCTGAGGCAGTGCACCCCGATGAACTCGACGAGGAATTCGATACTTTTCCAACAAGCAAGAGCCCGGAGCTGGTCAGAATGAGGTATGATCGGTTGAGGAGTGTGGCCGGTAGAATTCAGACTGTGATCGGTGATATTGCAACACAAGGGGAGCGGTTTCAAGCGCTGCTAAGCTGGCGAGACCCTCGTGCTACTGCCATCTTTATTACATTCTGCCTTATAGCAGCCATAGTGTTGTTCGTGACACCATTTCAAGTGATAGCAGCCTTAGCAGGGTTCTATGCGATGAGACACCCAAGATTCCGGTACCGCTTGCCAGCAGTGCCGATTAACTTCTTCCGCCGGCTGCCTGCCAGGACGGATAGCATGTTGTAACCCTTCACGGGATGTTTTAAAGACTATCAAGTGTTTATCCAAGTCCTAAGTTTCTCCTGGTGTATTATGGTTATTATCAGTAAGTGTTTTGAAGAGATTTTGATCCATAAATAATTTGTGTTTGCTTTTATAAGCTGACTCAGAATTAGAATAAAGTGTAGAGTAGTGTCAACAGTCAAGCTTTTCAATGCTCTATTTATATATTGAGTAGTCCAATGTATCTGCAGTCATATGATTTCTATGCTTTGATGAAATCTATTTTATACCTTAGCAAATACTTTAtgaatatatacaatatatctaaTAGTAAAAACTTGAAAAGTAAAAGCATAATTAGTGTAATAGAGTAAAACAATatgtaataaatttattaaaaaattgacttaaaataaaatatttattgttttcttaaattaataaaatttcagtaattttacaatttagtattCAATTGGTGGTTgacacaattcattcaaactcttaatatatatatatataattgaaaatTTATGAGAGTTGGCAGAGCAGTTTTAGGCTGTGTGACGCCAACCGAAGGCTTTCATGGTTGAGTGGTTTTCGGTCTCCTGTGTTGCCATACAATCTCAAATGGAAGCTTCACTTTTCCTTGGTGGTGATGGGCAAAGACTATTGTGGGTTTTTGTTGTTTGGGGCAAGGTTGCGGTGTTCGTTGGTCATTTATAGCCTCTTGTGCTAGGTCCCCTATGACCTTTTCGTTAGGCTAGTTAGGCTGTGATTTTCTGTATTTAGATTGTCTGTATTTGAGTTTTATTATTCTTTAGTCCTTTCAATGTCTTTAATGAAGTTAATATTTTCAGAAAAAAAGAAGATAGCTTCTTGTATTTTTTATAgctattatttacatacaattgTTTGTGCTTGAATTTAACAATACCTGGGTTTTGGTGATGGAGTGGGCGGAATATCATCTGTCCCActtcattataaatgtataattttaaaaacatGTATTACCTCTATAAATGTTGGATGCATCTATTTGCATTCCTATGTTATTCTGTTTCGATTTAAATTTTttacttattattaatatttttaaagtcaagttctataaaaaaaatataaatttgaagttaagtaaacatttaaacataatatttCGCAACAACatctaaatataaaatatatagaatttttttatataatacatCACTTTTAtcttttaatagttttatataaACAAAGATAAAATGGTAATATAACAAAGTGGAGCGAGGTAGAGTAGAGTAGAGTAGAGTAAGCAATTACCATGACTGCTCCATACacattttccaaaataaaaaatcCACTGCATCCCACCCAcattcatttttaaaaaaaaaatctattccATCCCGAGTAGATCGATTCAAATTCTATCGATTAGTTCGGATTTTTCCATAtccttttattttcaatttgctaTTTCACTctatcaaaaattaaattaattattttctgttttaaaattatttataatgcCTTCactaaattttgaatatataattacatatataaattataattacaatatTCTCTTAAAAGAGTatgttatttaaaataaaattctattatcattttatattaaTAGTttctgtaaaattttaaaattatatataattatttcttctttatttattttaattttatccataaattattaaatattgaaaaatattctCGTAACAAATTTTATCAAAACAAGTAATTTAAAAGTCTAAAACTTATATTAATTTCCTAaaaaacttataatttaagtGTAGGTTAAGCactatattctaattaaattaaattattttattttcaacgaGAATAATTACCAAAtcgaaattttaaataaattaattaaagttttatatttaaaatttattaatcttGGAGTAGATTGATATCATGTTAActctatttataaatattaattaaattaaataaaaaattatatagttaaatggcataactttagtaatttaaaaaatttaaaatttaaacttatataTAATATGGGTTAATATTTGATACACACAATATACCTTTTTTTTATTCTgcaattaactttaaaaattatcatatatctatttttaaaagtattctttttaatattttattatacttttataACACTTGTCAACTTACTGAAAGAGTGTAGCTCACTGGAGGTTTCATCTTGTGTTTCTTGAATTGGGCGTAGGTAACAGAACATTAAAATTCCCCTTCAATCCAGATAACCAGGCTATGAAAAAAAGAATTGATGGGCAACGAATGTTGCAATGTATAAAAAGATGATGGATTCTATAATATTACACACAGAAAAGGAAACAAGGCCCACCCAACCAAATAACCAGGCAACCTACCCCCATTCACCAGTACTGCAACGGTAACCAAAATTTGTTCTCAGTTGCAAGTAAATACAGAAGACAGTAAGATGATGAAACTGCTCTGCCATGATGATTTCAAGCATTAGAAGATCAATCCCAATTGGAGTCCTTTTGATATCCTGTTACAAGTAACCGAAGTTGACCAACTGAAATTGCAGAAAAGTCGTCATAATGACTACCTGAAGCATTTTCTATACAACGCACCACCCAACAATATGTGTTTCAACCTGAGGTTCAAGTTCAACAACGGTGTTGGATTGAAAAGGAAACGTGCATTCACAACACTAGAAGAGGAAGACGATCGCGAATGGGAAGCACCGAAACCAAAGCTCAAGAGAAGCAAGAAGAACATAAACCCGTTTGCCCACTGCCACCACCAGACTTGCCTCCAAAATTCAAACAACATATACTTGAAGAAATGGGTGGTACGGGTTTGGTTTTGGTCATCCAAAAGATCATCTTTTACTCCGATGTCACCCTACTGCCAGTCGTTTCTCCATACCCTTCTCCCAAGTCAAGACTCATGACTTCCTCAACGAGGCAGAGGCTAAAAAGTTGGCTTGGCTCACAAAAACCCATGCAGGTGTGCCTCTTAGACCCATCGTTGAAGCAAACAAGCATTACCTTTAACAAGTGGGTTATGGGGAACACCTCGCTCTATGTCCTCACCAACACGTAGAACCCTGTTGTCAAGAAGAACCAACTTGAGAAAGGGGACATGGTGCAACTCTGGTCTTTCGGGTGAATTCCCCTGCTGTACTTTGCACTCGTCAAACTATGACTTCCAATCATATTTGCCGCTTTatacaacatatatatatatatatatatatatatattttttttttttattttcgccAAGCATGTTTGGTGACTAATAGTTATtgaagttttctttttttttttcttttcaatatagTTGAAAATTCACTCATTTTTTCTCTTTAATTGTTTTACACTAGATTATGCCCCTCCTTTCATTCGGGAAATGTATGACTCAATTTACAATTTTGATacgttaaaaataaaagaaaatcagaataattaaatcacctcatatatatacatatggtttacttaaaattaattttttgggtaggctaaatcaaataaaacacaCCATGATACTATTGAAATTTGCATAGAACGAAATTTAAAATTTGTTGTTATAATTTTTACCATAATAGAGCATTCCAACCAATACGAAATGTACTAAAATGGCACCAATTACCATGCGTTGATCACTTAAAAATCGATCTATTTGAACTGATTTTGGTTCCAACATTCCGTCAACTTTTTTAGTTCTAAATCAATTTTGGTTTGATTTTCTGACATGTCActtcattaattttttttaaatcttaatgtttttttttatttcctttcatTTGATTGATAGGTACATGGGGAGGTGGGTTTTatgcataaaaattcaaaaattagttTCATTAAACTGATTTCTCTCTCCACTTTTAAAAAACTTATATTAGATtggttattattaaaaaaatgcattattttgaaaacaaatttagattatttatatattagAGTAAAAAAGCTCATAAAAAAAATGAGTATATCGGTTCTAGTTAGGTAAATCGATTTTTTTCTCCATGATCAAAACTTGTTTTATCTggctttttttttattaaattaactcaaaaaataattatttgcaaGAATGACTCAACTTTAAAAACAATGACAAGAATAACCTGAAATTAACAGTGGAGAGTGGTGTCGTCACCCTCATGGTCGACACCCAAGTTAGTCTTTCTCCCATCATTGGCTACTGGTTGCTGGgggtttaaaaaatattttttttggtgtCGGCACTATAATGGTCGGcacccttatatatatatatattttaattaatacaattatatatttaaattaaattaaatgaataaattatctttttcaaaattttgtttatctaattaactatttatttcaaatataaatttttataatttaatagataataaaaaatgagtaaattaccaCCAACAATCCCTCAA
Above is a genomic segment from Gossypium arboreum isolate Shixiya-1 chromosome 8, ASM2569848v2, whole genome shotgun sequence containing:
- the LOC108470047 gene encoding FT-interacting protein 3-like, coding for MSNLKLGVDVVSAHNLLPKDGQGSSSAFVELYFDGQKYRTTIKEKDLNPVWNESFYFNISDPSMLHFHTLEAYVYNNIRGTNTRAFLGKVCLTGTSFVPYSDAVVLHYPLEKRGIFSRVRGELGLKVYITDDPSIKSSIPAPAVESLATNESHVTQIHAQTVQSSVMKDRVESSRHTFHHLPNPNLHQQDHHHHHHHSSDPAGHHHHVPKHIADEMKPEPPPPKLVRMYSAASAQPVDFALKETSPFLGGGRVVGGRVIHADKTASTYDLVERMHFLYVRVVKARELPSVDVTGGIDPFVEVKVGNYKGITKHFEKKQNPEWNQVFAFSRDRMQASILEVVIKDKSMVKDETVGIVRFDINEVPLRVPPDSPLAPQWYRLEDKKGDKVKGELMLAVWIGTQADEAFSDAWHSDAATPVDSSPATFAVLRSKVYHSPRLWYVRVNIVEAQDLVPTEKNRFPDVYVKAQIGHQVLKTKPCQARTLNAIWNEDLLFVAAEPFEDHLVLSVEDRVAPGKDEIIGRVIIPLNSVDKRADDRIIHSRWFNLEKPVAVDVDQLKKEKFSSRIHLRVCLDGGYHVLDESTHYSSDLRPTAKQLWRPPIGVLELGILNAVGLHPMKTRDGRGTSDTYCVAKYGHKWVRTRTLVDNLSPKYNEQYTWEVFDPATVLTVGVFDNSQLGEKGSNGNKDLKIGKVRIRISTLEAGRVYTHSYPLLVLHPTGVKKMGELHLAIRFTCISFVNMLYQYSRPLLPKMHYVRPFSVMQLDMLRHQAVNIVAARLGRAEPPLRKEVIEYMSDVDSHLWSMRKSKANFFRLMTVFSGLFAIGKWFGDICMWKNPITTVLVHVLFLMLACLPELILPTVFLYMFLIGVWNFRYRPRYPPHMNTKVSQAEAVHPDELDEEFDTFPTSKSPELVRMRYDRLRSVAGRIQTVIGDIATQGERFQALLSWRDPRATAIFITFCLIAAIVLFVTPFQVIAALAGFYAMRHPRFRYRLPAVPINFFRRLPARTDSML